A single region of the Ursus arctos isolate Adak ecotype North America unplaced genomic scaffold, UrsArc2.0 scaffold_10, whole genome shotgun sequence genome encodes:
- the PCDH9 gene encoding protocadherin-9: MDLRDFYLLAALIACLRLDSAIAQELIYTIREELPENVPIGNIPKDLNISHINAATGTSASLVYRLVSKAGDAPLVKVSSSTGEIFTTSNRIDREKLCAGASYAEENECFFELEVVILPNDFFRLIKIKIIVKDTNDNAPMFPSPVINISIPENTLINSRFPIPSATDPDTGFNGVQHYELLNGQSVFGLDIVETPEGEKWPQLIVQQNLDREQKDTYVMKIKVEDGGTPQKSSTAILQVTVSDVNDNRPVFKEGQVEVHIPENAPVGTSVIQLHATDADIGSNAEIRYIFGAQVAPATKRLFALNNTTGLITVQRSLDREETAIHKVTVLASDGSSTPARATVTINVTDVNDNPPNIDLRYIISPINGTVYLSEKDPVNTKIALITVSDKDTDVNGKVICFIEREVPFHLKAVYDNQYLLETSSLLDYEGTKEFSFKIVASDSGKPSLNQTALVRVKLEDENDNPPIFNQPVIELSVSENNRRGLYLTTISATDEDSGKNADIVYQLGPNASFFDLDRKTGVLTASRVFDREEQERFIFTVTARDNGTPPLQSQAAVIVTVLDENDNSPKFTHNHFQFFVSENLPKYSTVGVITVTDADAGENKAVTLSILNDNDNFVLDPYSGVIKSNVSFDREQQSSYTFDVKATDGGQPPRSSTAKVTINVMDVNDNSPVVISPPSNTSFKLVPLSAIPGSVVAEVFAVDIDTGMNAELKYTIVSGNNKGLFRIDPVTGNITLEEKPAPTDVGLHRLVVNISDLGYPKSLHTLVLVFLYVNDTAGNASYIYDLIRRTMETPLDRNIGDSSQPYQNEDYLTIMIAIVAGAMVVIVVIFVTVLVRCRHASRFKAAQRSKQGAEWMSPNQENKQNKKKKRKKRKSPKSSLLNFVTIEESKPDDAVHEPINGTISLPAELEEQSIGRFDWGPAPPTTFKPNSPDLAKHYKSASPQPAFHLKPDTPVSVKKHHVIQELPLDNTFVGGCDTLSKRSSTSSDHFSASECSSQGGFKTKGPLHTRQVNEHFYWSISTAYKCPVNQY; encoded by the coding sequence aTGGACCTGAGGGATTTTTACCTGTTGGCTGCTCTGATTGCCTGTTTAAGGCTGGATTCCGCAATAGCTCAAGAACTTATTTACACTATTAGAGAGGAATTGCCTGAAAATGTGCCCATAGGAAACATACCAAAGGATCTGAACATTTCTCACATCAATGCTGCCACAGGGACCAGTGCCAGCCTTGTCTACAGACTGGTTTCTAAAGCTGGGGATGCCCCTTTGGTGAAAGTGTCCAGTAGCACTGGGGAAATTTTCACAACCTCCAACAGAATAGACAGAGAGAAACTCTGTGCCGGAGCCTCTTACGCTGAGGAGAATGAGTGTTTCTTTGAACTTGAGGTAGTGATCCTCCCCAATGATTTTTTCAGgctgatcaaaataaaaataattgtcaaGGATACCAATGATAATGCCCCCATGTTTCCATCTCCTGTCATCAATATTTCCATTCCAGAAAACACTTTGATCAACAGCCGCTTTCCAATTCCATCAGCAACAGATCCTGACACAGGCTTCAATGGTGTACAGCATTATGAATTGTTAAATGGGCAGAGTGTTTTTGGACTGGATATCGTGGAAACTCCGGAGGGAGAGAAGTGGCCACAATTGATTGTTCAGCAAAACTTGGACAGAGAACAGAAAGATACCTATGTGATGAAAATCAAAGTAGAGGATGGAGGCACTCCACAGAAATCCAGCACGGCCATACTGCAGGTCACAGTAAGTGATGTCAATGACAACAGGCCAGTGTTTAAAGAGGGTCAAGTGGAGGTGCACATTCCAGAGAATGCTCCTGTGGGCACCTCTGTAATTCAGCTCCATGCCACTGATGCAGATATAGGCAGTAATGCTGAAATCCGGTACATTTTTGGTGCCCAGGTCGCCCCTGCAACCAAAAGACTCTTTGCTTTAAATAATACTACTGGGCTGATTACAGTTCAGAGGTCCTTAGATCGCGAGGAGACAGCCATTCACAAGGTGACAGTGCTGGCTAGTGATGGCAGCTCCACGCCCGCTCGAGCAACGGTTACCATCAATGTCACTGATGTAAATGATAACCCCCCTAACATAGACCTCAGGTACATTATAAGTCCCATCAATGGCACAgtgtatttatctgagaaagatcCTGTCAACACAAAGATTGCCCTAATTACGGTTTCAGATAAGGACACAGATGTGAATGGCAAAGTGATCTGTTTTATTGAAAGAGAGGTCCCATTTCATTTGAAGGCAGTGTACGACAACCAATATTTGTTAGAGACCTCCTCTTTGTTGGACTATGAGGGCACCAAAGAATTCAGCTTTAAAATTGTTGCCTCTGATTCTGGGAAGCCCAGTTTAAATCAGACTGCCCTGGTAAGGGTTAAGCTTGAGGACGAAAATGACAACCCACCAATTTTCAACCAGCCTGTAATTGAGCTGTCAGTTTCTGAAAACAACCGACGTGGGTTATACTTAACAACTATTAGTGCCACAGATGAAGACAGTGGGAAAAATGCGGACATTGTTTATCAGCTTGGGCCAAATGCCTCCTTCTTTGATCTGGACCGAAAGACAGGAGTTTTGACAGCCTCCAGAGTCTTTGACAGAGAAGAACAAGAACGATTCATTTTTACAGTAACTGCCAGGGACAATGggacccctcccctccaaagccaAGCGGCTGTGATAGTTACTGTTCTGGATGAGAATGACAACAGCCCCAAGTTTACTCAtaatcattttcagttttttgtgtCTGAGAATCTGCCAAAGTATAGTACTGTCGGGGTAATCACAGTGACAGATGCAGATGCTGGAGAGAATAAAGCTGTGACTCTTTCCATTCTAAATGACAATGATAATTTTGTGTTGGATCCCTATTCTGGAGTCATAAAGTCAAATGTCTCATTTGATAGAGAGCAGCAGAGTTCCTACACTTTTGATGTCAAAGCCACCGATGGGGGACAACCACCCCGCTCCTCTACTGCAAAAGTCACTATCAATGTCATGGATGTCAATGACAATAGCCCAGTTGTCATTTCTCCACCTTCCAACACTTCTTTTAAGTTGGTGCCCCTCTCGGCCATTCCTGGCTCTGTGGTAGCAGAAGTTTTTGCAGTGGATATCGACACTGGGATGAACGCGGAACTGAAGTATACAATTGTGAGTGGGAACAACAAAGGCTTGTTTCGGATTGATCCAGTAACAGGTAACATTACTCTGGAAGAAAAACCGGCACCTACTGATGTGGGCTTGCACCGTTTGGTGGTCAACATAAGTGACCTGGGATACCCGAAGTCTCTGCACACACTCGTGCTTGTTTTTCTCTACGTTAACGACACTGCTGGGAATGCCTCCTATATCTATGACTTGATTCGCAGGACTATGGAGACCCCACTGGACAGGAACATAGGGGACAGTAGCCAGCCCTATCAAAATGAGGACTATCTCACCATCATGATCGCCATCGTCGCGGGTGCCATGGTGGTCATCGTTGTGATCTTCGTCACCGTCCTGGTGCGCTGTCGCCATGCATCCAGGTTCAAAGCAGCTCAGAGGAGCAAGCAAGGTGCTGAATGGATGTCCCCGAACCaggagaacaaacaaaacaagaaaaagaaaaggaagaaaagaaagtctcCCAAGAGCTCTCTTTTGAACTTTGTTACAATCGAAGAGTCCAAACCCGATGATGCAGTTCACGAACCTATCAATGGGACCATAAGCCTGCCGGCTGAGCTGGAGGAGCAAAGTATAGGAAGATTTGACTGGGGCCCGGCCCCTCCAACAACCTTCAAGCCTAACAGCCCTGACCTGGCCAAGCACTACAAATCTGCTTCTCCACAGCCTGCTTTTCATCTTAAACCAGACACTCCAGTTTCCGTGAAAAAGCATCATGTGATTCAGGAACTCCCTTTGGACAACACCTTTGTCGGGGGTTGTGACACCCTTTCCAAACGCTCTTCCACTAGTTCAGATCACTTCAGTGCCTCAGAGTGCAGTTCCCAAGGAGGCTTCAAGACAAAGGGCCCCTTACACACCAGACAGGTAAACGAGCACTTTTACTGGTCTATAAGTACTGCATACAAGTGCCCAGTCAACCAGTATTAA